The Candidatus Palauibacter soopunensis sequence GCGTGAGAGCGGCGGCGATCACCGACACGCTCGCGGACAAGCGGGCGGAGGCGGACAGCCTCGAGAGCGCCGACGAGGAGGTGCCGGAGGAGCTGGAGGACGAGATCACGCGGCTCCAGGCCGACTCCGTGCAGGTCGTGGCCGACTCCCTGCTGGCCCGCGCCGACTCGATCCGGCAGGCCGCGGAGGAGGTGGCCGCAAAATCCGCCGCGGTACGCGCGGGCGACGAGGAGGTCCTCGCCGACACGACGGAGACGTACGAGGCGCACGAGCGCAGGATCGAGGCGAAGCTGCCGCGCGACTTCCCGCGCGGCACGGTCGCGCTCTCGGGCGCGCGGATCCTGACGATGACGGAGGTCCCCGACGAGGCCGCGAGCGACACCACGGGAGCCCCGGCCGACACGGCGGGCGCGGATCCGCCCGAACCCGAGGCGGCGCCCTCCGACACGGCTGCGGCGGCGGCCGGCGAGGAGGAGGAGCCGAAGGAACCCGCCATGAAACCGCGCATCATCGAGAACGGCGTGGTGCTCGTGACGGACAACCGCATCGTCGCCGTGGGTCCGGCCGACTCCGTCGAGGTCCCGGACAGCGCCACGGTGATCGACGTGAGCGGCAAGACGCTCGTGCCCGGCTTCATCGACACCCACTACCACGCGCAGTGGCTCGTGCCGGAGGTCCATCCGGAAGAGGTGTGGCAGTACCTCGCGACGCTGTCCTACGGCGTCACGACGACGCGTGACCCGCAGACCGCCACGACCGACATCCTGAGCTACACCGACCGGGTGCGGACCGGCGGCATGACCGGCCCGCGCATCTACTCGACGGGACCGGGCGTGTTCGCGGGCGAGAACCTCCGCAACGCGGACCACGCGAAGACCATCCTGCGGCGCTACGCGGAGTACTTCGACACGAAGACGCTCAAGATGTACATGACGGGCAACCGCCAGCAGCGCCAGTGGATCATCCAGGCGGCGCGCGACCTCGAACTCATGCCCACGACCGAGGGCGGGCTCGACTACAAGATCGACATCACGCACGCGATCGACGGATACCCGGGCATCGAGCACAACCTGCCGATCGCGCCGATCTATTCCGACGTGGTCGAGCTGTTCAAGACGTCGGAGACGACGAACAGCCCGACGCTGCTCGTCTCATACGGCGGCCCGTTCGGAGAGAACTACTTCTACACCCACGAGGACGTGCTGGGTGACGAGAAACTCGCGACGTTCGTGCCCAAGGCGAACATCGACGCGCGGGCGAGGCGGCGCGGGCCCGGCGCGGGCGGGAGCCCCGGAGAAGGCGGCTGGTTCCTCGAGGAGGAGTACGTCTTCGCGCGTCACGGCGAGTTCGTGAAGAAGATGCTCGAAGAAGACGCCCGCATGGCCGTGGGGAGCCACGGACAGATCCAGGGCGTCGGGTACCACTGGGAGCTGTGGGCGATGGCGGCCGGCGGCGCGTCGAACTTCGACATGCTCCGGGCGGCGACGATCCTCGGCGCCGAGGCGATCGGATTCGGGGATCAGCTCGGGAGCATCGAGGAGGGCAAGCTCGCGGACATCGTCGTCCTCAACTCGAACCCGCTCGACGACCTGCGGAACACGGTCGACATCCGCTACGTGATGAAGGATGGACGGCTGTACGACGGGATGACCCTCGACGAGATCCATCCCGAGGCGCGGACACTCGAGCGGCAGCGGCCGGCGGAGGAGAACGCCGCCGGCGCCGCCGCCGGGATCCGCGGGAACTAGCGGGCGTTCAGCGCATGTAGCAGGGGACGGCGTTGGCGGCGGCCCACGGGTGCACGATCCGGAGGGCGAGTCCGCCGGCGCCGTCGTCCTGCCACTGGACCTGCAACCCCTTGAGCGCTCGCTGAGCCCCGGCCTGCGGATCACCGATGGGGGAGACCTCGTACGGGCCCGCGATGGTCCCGGTCCGGGCCGAGAACAGGTAGTCGCGGAGCGCGCCGCGGTTGGTTCCGCCCGGCCCGGCGGCCGTCTGGTCGAGCCCTTCGGCCAGGAGTTCCACGGCCGCGAAGCCGCCCGCCGCGTGGTAGCCCGGCGTCGTTCCGTGCGCCGCCTCGTAGCGGCCGACGAAGGTCGCGTTGTCCGCGATGAACCCGGACGTCTCAATGGCCGGGTGCCACGGCGAGTTGCCGGCGACGCACCGCGCGGCCTGCCCCACGTCTTCGGCGAAGTGCTGCTGGCCGGGCCCGATGATCAGGCTCATGAGGACCGGCCGGTAGCCCACGGCGGGTGCCGCGGCCGCGAAGCCGGCGGCATCGGCCGTGTAGCCCCCGCCGATGAAGAGGTCCGCGCCGGCGTCCCGGGCCGCGGCGGTGATCGCCCGGTGGTCCGCCGCTCCGACCTCATAGGACCGGTCCAGCACGATCTCCAGCCCGTGACGGCGGACCGCTTCGCGCACGCCCTCGACCACCGATGCCGGAAACGAGGTGTTTTCGTACACGATGGCCACGGTCTGCGCCCCGCCGAACACGGCCACCTCCACGGAACCCTGCAGGTAGGCCGGTCCGGGCGTCAGCAACTGGACGCTCCACTGCCGCTGCCGCTCGGACCAGATCGAGGGCGCCGCCGCCATTGCCGCGACCATCGGCATCCCCGCGGCCTCGTTGACGGCGAGGACGGTCTCCGTGATCGGGCTGCTGTAGGGTCCCAGCAGCGCGTCGACCGCGCCGGAGGCGATGAATTCCGCGTACAGGCGCGCGCTCGCCTGGGCATCGCTCCCGTCGTCGCGAATCTCCAGTTGTACCGGCCGACCGCGAATCCCCCCCTTCTCGTTGAGGATCTCGACGGCGAGTCGATACCCCCGCACGACTTCGATCCCCTCCACGCCGTGCCGCCCGGTCTCGGAGATGGCCGCCGCCAGCGTGATCGGCGTCCCGTCCGAGCCCGGCTCCGGCCCCGTGGAGTCCGCCGGGTCGTCCACGCACCCGGCCGCGACCAGGGCCAGTGCCAGGAGGCCTGCCGCAAAGCCGGTCGTCCGACCGGCTCGATGTGCCCGATATATCCCGCTCGTGAGTCCCATGAATATCGCCTCGAAACTTGAAGACATCCCTTTAGCGCAGCTCCGTTTCGTCACCGTCCAGGGTACGGATCCTCGCCACGAGCGCGGGCTCCGGCCCCTCGTCCACTTCGAGCGCCAGGTCCAGCGACTCGAGGGTGGATCGTACCGCGGCGGGGTCCGGGTGTTCGGCCCGGAACGAGATCAGCTGCCCGCCCGGCGGCGTCGCGCGGGCCGGGTGCGGCGTCGTTCCCCAGTCGATGAAGAAAGGTACGAGGCCGTCGTGGAGGACGGACGTGAAGGCCGTGATCTCCCAGCTCAGTTCGCTGCCGTCCGGCCGGAGCCGGGAGCCGGGCCGCACCGGGCCCAGCGGCACGCCCCGGCCCGAGGCCCGCGCGACGAGCGCCGCGAGGTCCGTCCCGCGGGCCGCCCACGTGACGAGCCGGGGCTCGGCGAGTTCTTCGATCCCGAACGGCAGCGGCTCGTCCCGGGGCGGCGCTTCGGGGTCCGGACCGAGGATCTCCAGGTAGATGTCGCCCCCGAGCGAGAGGAGGTGGTTCGCGGTGCCGAGGTTCCCGTGGCGGCCGCCGAACGGGGCTTCGACGCCGAGCCGGTCGGCCACCCACGCTACCCCTTCCGCGAGGTCGGCCGTCCCCAGAAGCAGATGGTCGAGATTCGCCGGGACGGCGGGGGCGCCAGGCACACCCGGTCCGCTCCGCGGCGGTGTCGGCGGGAGCATGGCCACTTCCGTCAGCCTCCCTCGTCTTCGAGTTCGACGCCGAGCCCGTCGGCGATCCGGTTCACGAACGCATAGTAGGCGGTCACGGCGCAGATATCGTGGATCGCGCGATCATCGAAACCGTGCGCCTTCAATCCGTCGACCGCGGATCCGTGCTCGCCGCCGGGCGCGAGCGTCAGTTGCGCGGCGTAGTCGAGCATCGCCCGGTCGGCCTCGTCCAGTTCGGCCGCCGCATGATCCGTCGCGAGGGCGGCGATGAGGCGTTCGGCGTCCTCGCCGGAACCGCCGGCGCCGGCCACCTCGAGCAGACGACGGAGACCCTCTCCGTGATGGACAATTCAGTAGCGGCAGGCGTTGAGCCCCGACACGACGACCGCGATCATCTCCCTTTGAATCCGGGAGAGAGGACCCGGCCCGTACATCAGTTCGCGGTAGAGATCGTAGTGGAGCCGGATGACGCGACTATGGACGCCGTGAATGCGGATGATGTTGTCGTCGTCCGCGACGCGGTCTTCCTCGGGGATCCCCGACGGATCCGGGTAGTCGATGAAGGCCACGGTCAGTGCCCCTCGGGGCCGGGGTCGGGGCCGGGTTCGCGGCCGGCCGACAGGACGCGGGCAACTTCCTCCACGTCCTTGTCGCCCCGCCCGCTGAGACAGATGACGACGCGGTTCCCCGCCCAGCGCGCGGCTTCCCGCCGCAGGCCCGCCAGCGCGTGGGCGCTCTCGAGCGCGGGGATCAGCCCCTCGAGCCGGCAGAGGTCCCGGAAGGCGGAGAGGGCCTCCTCATCCGTCACGGATTCGTAGCGGACCTGTCCCGTCTCCTTGAGCCACGAGTGCTCCGGGCCGACGCCGGGATAGTCGAGTCCGGCCGACACGGAATGGGCGGGAACCACCTGGCCGTCCTCGTCCTGGAGCAGGTAGCTGTAGTTGCCGTGAAGCACCCCGGGTTCGCCCGCCGTGAGCGAGGCGGAGTGCCGGCCGGTCTCGACGCCGTGCCCCGCCGCCTCCACGCCGACGAGGGCGACGGACGCCTCCGCCGGGACGTCGCGGTTGCGCTCGATGAAGGGGGTGAAGATGCCGATCGCGTTCGAGCCGCCGCCGACGCAGGCGAAGACGGCATCCGGCTGCACGCCGTGCTCGGCGAGTTGCCGGACCGTCTCATCGCCGATGACGCGCTGAAAGTCGCGTACGAGCGCCGGATAGGGCGCCGGGCCCACGACAGAGCCGATGATGTAGTGTGTCGTGTCCACGTTCGTGACCCAGTCGCGGATCGCCTCGTTCGTCGCGTCCTTGAGCGTCCGGCTCCCGCTCGACACCGGGATGACCTCCGCGCCCAGCATTTCCATGCGCTCGACGTTGAGCGCCTGCCGACGCATGTCCTCCTCGCCCATGTAGACGGCGCACTCGAAGTCGAGCGCCGCGCAGGCGGTGGCCGTCGCCACGCCGTGCTGGCCCGCGCCGGTCTCGGCGATGATCCGGGCCTTGTTCATGCGCTTCGCGAGCAGCGCCTGGCCAATCGTGTTGTTGATCTTGTGGGCGCCCGTGTGGTTGAGGTCCTCGCGCTTCAGCCAAAGGTCGAGCCCGAGATCCGCCCCCAGGCGCGGCGCGCGATAGAGCGGCGTGGGTCGCCCCACGTAGTGCGCGAGGCTGGCCTCGAGGGCCTCCCGGAAGGCGGGATCGTCGCGGGCCTCGGCCCAGGCCGCGGTCAGTTCGTCGAGCGCCGGGATCAGCGTCTCGGGCACGAACTGCCCGCCGAAGTCGCCGAACCAGCCGGGGGCCGGGCTGCTCACTTCGCCACCGCCAGAAAGTCGAGGATGAGGTCGATCGACTTCTCCCCCGGGGCCCGCTCGACGCCCGAGGAGACGTCGACGATATCGGGGCGCACGTCGCGGATCGCGCGCACCACGTTTTCCGCGTTCAGCCCGCCCGCAAGTGCGAGTGCGCATCCGTCCCGCTGCAGCCCCGCCAGCCACTCGTACGGGAAGGCGGTCCCGGTCCCTCCGGGTCCGCGCGGCGAGAACCCTTCCACGAGGACCGCGTCCGCCGCCTCCCGGTACTCATCCCACCCTCGGACCAGGGCGTCGCTCGACGTGGGCCGGAGGCCCTTCCAGACATCCAACCCCTCGCCCCGCAGGCGGTCGCAGACTTCGGGCGGCTCCGCGCCGGCGAGCTGGGCGATGTGGAACCCCGCGACGTCCCGCTTGCGGAGGATCTCCGCCGGTCCCGTGTCCACGAACACGCCCACGGCGCGCGCGCCGCCCTCGAGCGCCGCCACGACCGCGGCGGCTTCCCCGGCCGTGACTTCCCTCACCCGCCCGGCAAACACCACGCCCACGTAGTCCGCTCCGGCGCGAGACGTCGCGGTGGCGTCC is a genomic window containing:
- a CDS encoding phosphoribosylanthranilate isomerase, with the translated sequence MSRVGVKICGLREPRDATATSRAGADYVGVVFAGRVREVTAGEAAAVVAALEGGARAVGVFVDTGPAEILRKRDVAGFHIAQLAGAEPPEVCDRLRGEGLDVWKGLRPTSSDALVRGWDEYREAADAVLVEGFSPRGPGGTGTAFPYEWLAGLQRDGCALALAGGLNAENVVRAIRDVRPDIVDVSSGVERAPGEKSIDLILDFLAVAK
- a CDS encoding ABC transporter substrate-binding protein, which produces MGLTSGIYRAHRAGRTTGFAAGLLALALVAAGCVDDPADSTGPEPGSDGTPITLAAAISETGRHGVEGIEVVRGYRLAVEILNEKGGIRGRPVQLEIRDDGSDAQASARLYAEFIASGAVDALLGPYSSPITETVLAVNEAAGMPMVAAMAAAPSIWSERQRQWSVQLLTPGPAYLQGSVEVAVFGGAQTVAIVYENTSFPASVVEGVREAVRRHGLEIVLDRSYEVGAADHRAITAAARDAGADLFIGGGYTADAAGFAAAAPAVGYRPVLMSLIIGPGQQHFAEDVGQAARCVAGNSPWHPAIETSGFIADNATFVGRYEAAHGTTPGYHAAGGFAAVELLAEGLDQTAAGPGGTNRGALRDYLFSARTGTIAGPYEVSPIGDPQAGAQRALKGLQVQWQDDGAGGLALRIVHPWAAANAVPCYMR
- the trpB gene encoding tryptophan synthase subunit beta — translated: MSSPAPGWFGDFGGQFVPETLIPALDELTAAWAEARDDPAFREALEASLAHYVGRPTPLYRAPRLGADLGLDLWLKREDLNHTGAHKINNTIGQALLAKRMNKARIIAETGAGQHGVATATACAALDFECAVYMGEEDMRRQALNVERMEMLGAEVIPVSSGSRTLKDATNEAIRDWVTNVDTTHYIIGSVVGPAPYPALVRDFQRVIGDETVRQLAEHGVQPDAVFACVGGGSNAIGIFTPFIERNRDVPAEASVALVGVEAAGHGVETGRHSASLTAGEPGVLHGNYSYLLQDEDGQVVPAHSVSAGLDYPGVGPEHSWLKETGQVRYESVTDEEALSAFRDLCRLEGLIPALESAHALAGLRREAARWAGNRVVICLSGRGDKDVEEVARVLSAGREPGPDPGPEGH
- a CDS encoding VOC family protein, with protein sequence MPGAPAVPANLDHLLLGTADLAEGVAWVADRLGVEAPFGGRHGNLGTANHLLSLGGDIYLEILGPDPEAPPRDEPLPFGIEELAEPRLVTWAARGTDLAALVARASGRGVPLGPVRPGSRLRPDGSELSWEITAFTSVLHDGLVPFFIDWGTTPHPARATPPGGQLISFRAEHPDPAAVRSTLESLDLALEVDEGPEPALVARIRTLDGDETELR